The Methylocystis sp. ATCC 49242 region AGCGCATAGGCCTCGCGCCAGCCGGAAGCAGTGGTCACGACGCCGTCAGCGAAGCGCGCGCCGACTTTGTCGCCGATTCTGTCGAGCGGATGGAGCGACCCTTCCGCGAATTTCGCCGCCTCGGAGAGCGTCTGTTCGGCGACGCCGTCGGCAAGGTCGGCGTATAGGCCGTCCGCCTCCAATGCGCCGTCTCCGGCGGCGATTCGGAGCGCGAAGAGGATGTCGTCGAGCGGCGCGTGATAGGTCATTCTGTCTCCCCGGGGTGCGAATCGTGAGTAGAAATTAGCGCAGCCGAAGCCGTCCGCTCCCCCGACGCAAAGATTTTTCAGGCCGGCGTCGTCGGCGCGCCGCTTGTCCGGAGCGATGCGGCTTGCGTCCGGGCCTCGAAGGCACGAGAATGAAAATTACTGTTTCCCTGCGAGGAGCCATGCCGCTTTACGCCTATCGCTGCGAAGATTGCCGCCACGAATTCGAGACGTTGAGCCGAATCGACGAGGCGCCGCCCGCTTGCCCCTCCTGCGGCGGCGCGCGGGTCGAGCGCCAGCTCTCCCGGATCGCCAAGCCCGCCGCTGGCGGGGACGCCGGCGACGCCTGCGCCGCCATGGCGGGCGGCGCGCTCTGTCCGAGTTGCCCGGCGCTCGCCGGCGGATTGTGATTGATCGCGGCCCTTTTCCGGCGACGAAAGAGGGGCGGTCATTCCCGCCTTTGCCTGGATGCGTTATCTTTGTTTCATGGTTTGGCGTGAATAATGCGTATATTCACGTATGAAGCAGTTGACTTGACGCGAGAGCGTGGGAATCTGTTCTTTAATCCGGAATCCGTCCGGGGCGGGAAGTTTATGCTCCCGCGTGATATTAGGCATAGCGGCCGTCCTTTTCGGCCCCATGAAGGAGATGTTCCATTCGCCGTCCAATGAAGAGCACCGCGGCTCCGCAGAAGGAGGGACCGCGCATCAACCGGGAAATTCGTGCACGAGAAGTGCAGCTGATCGATTCCGAAGGTAAAAATCACGGCGTCGTTCAATTGCCCGATGCGCTGGCCATGGCCGATTCGGCCGGGCTCGATCTGGTGGAGATTGCGCCGAATTCCACGCCTCCCGTCTGCAAGATTCTCGACTACGGCCGATTCCGCTTTGCCGAGCAAAAGAAGGCGGCCGAGGCGCGCAAGAAGCAGAAGGTGGTCGAGGTAAAGGAAATCAAGCTGCGCCCCGGCATCGACGAGCATGATTACGATGTGAAGATGAAGGCCGTCCGCCGCTTCTTCGAGGAGGGCGACAAGGTCAAGGTGACGCTGCGCTTCCGCGGCCGCGAGATCGCGCATCAAGACATCGGCTATCGTCTTCTCACGCGCGTGAAAGCCGAGACAGCGAATCTGGCGAAGGTCGAGCTCGAGCCGTCCATGGAAGGCCGGCAGATGGTGATGGTGCTGGCGCCGCGCTGAAAGCGTTTCGCCGCCTCCGCCGGCGCGCCGGGGAGGTCATGGTGTGGAAAGGGCTGGGCCTTGCCGATGTCGCTGTGGGCTTCCTGGAATGTTGTCGCGCGTCGGGCGGGTTGCGGAGCCATGGCCATTGCGATCGTGGGCGTTGCTTCGCCCGCCGGCGCGCAACTCGCTTTGCCCGGGGCCGTCGCGCCGACGCCGGAAGGCACGGTGACCTCGCCTGCGGCGAAGCCGAAGAAAAAGCGGGTCAGCAGCGGTGAAATGGGCGAGGCGCGCGGCCCCGCCGTGATGCCGAAAGCGCCCTCCGAGGACACGATCGTCGGCAAAAGCCTGAAGCT contains the following coding sequences:
- a CDS encoding zinc ribbon domain-containing protein; this encodes MKITVSLRGAMPLYAYRCEDCRHEFETLSRIDEAPPACPSCGGARVERQLSRIAKPAAGGDAGDACAAMAGGALCPSCPALAGGL
- the infC gene encoding translation initiation factor IF-3 produces the protein MKSTAAPQKEGPRINREIRAREVQLIDSEGKNHGVVQLPDALAMADSAGLDLVEIAPNSTPPVCKILDYGRFRFAEQKKAAEARKKQKVVEVKEIKLRPGIDEHDYDVKMKAVRRFFEEGDKVKVTLRFRGREIAHQDIGYRLLTRVKAETANLAKVELEPSMEGRQMVMVLAPR